The following nucleotide sequence is from Mangifera indica cultivar Alphonso chromosome 17, CATAS_Mindica_2.1, whole genome shotgun sequence.
tggatttttaaaattgcaaGGGTGACTATaaccatatttaaaattatatgggCAAACCTAAAACCTGATTCAGTTTAATAAACTAATCCTAAACTTGAATGGGCAACTCAAAGCTCGagctcaaaatttttttaaacttaaccgTGAATAAACTAAGCACAATTCAATAGGTATGATTGACAAGTGGAATTATTAATTATGGATGTAACACTCCGATCATACTAAACGATGCTAAAAATCTTATATTGCAttcacatatttttaattattcctATCTCACGGCAACATGCATTATGTTCTTACAAGATCCTCATCACTATTACATAGCATTATTTGTACGATGTTCAGAAGCACATACATTAGTCGGTAAcaagaaatattataattagttTTCTAAGCAAATAACGTTACTTCATTTATTGTTTCATTCATGGGAgtcaaattgtatattatatttataggccaaacgactctgtcccacccaaggtttgatgatttctcaagttttcaccctttaactatagaaacaccaaacacccacccatgaccgattagatttaacaaaaccctaacggtggtaaatttaatctcattttttcccctaaaagtttacaaactaacatttttttcctaagctaagtttgaaaatatcacatttctcccccctagggtttgaaaatatcgcatttcccccctagggtttatctctctggcgccatcaccggccgtcttcccctcccgacgatttctcttccaccgacggccgccCTAAACTCTTGCACTACTCATCCGATGCAGagataagtcgtctgggaagagaaatcgtcttcccaaatgacgaagacgagatctcgtcttcgtcgtctgggaagacgatcgtcttcccagacgacttatATGACGATGACAATCATAGTTTTCTTCATcgtagttggaagatgaagacgaagattaagcccgatcgcagttggaagatgaagacgacgacgactgggaagacgaagaacttcgtcttccacggcttctccgactccgatggggggtccaaatgggaggaaagagatcgccggaaggagaggatgcttcgggagggagagaccatcggcaatggagccggagatttcaaaaagaaaccctagggtgaaactgcgattttttaaaacttaggctgagggaaaattttagtttttaaagtttaggggggcaaaatagattctatttaagtttatttttaatattatagagaaaatgacgattttacccttgtcaccgttagggttttgttaaatctaaccggtcatgggtgggtgtttggtgttttcatagttaaatggtggaaacttgagaaaacatcaaaccttaggtgggaaatagtcatttggcctatatttatattgaaaaattaatgttCTATATTATGTATTGcatatcttataataaaatatattttttaaatataataatcataaaataataagaaaataataaaaaagtccGATTATCATcttattattttagaattatCACAAACACCTCTaacattctaaaattttatagatacattCTCATTtcactatcatttttttaaaatgatgtatcgatctgtatcaataatatatatcgtattatattattttacacaacatatttaatttatcttaaaattttgatacaccttaatatatatatatatatatatatatatatatagccttttaactatataatcgtatcattttttttaatgttttttatataaatagtctCGTATCATATACCTTACgatattaattagataatacaATGTTTATTTACAGCCAATAATAAATAAGGCTGGTTGCTTTATTCATGGTGTTGATAAATCTATTCATCTTACAGAAAGAAAGCTCACGGCAGGAGAAGGAGATTGTTTACATTAATGTTAAGTTCTTTTCAATGCAACAGCAATAGTATGTATTTTGGCATTCAACTTCAAAATGATCATCAAAGACCCTAAGACACATCTTAACGCATGCATCCTCTGTGCACTCGACCGGCAGACGAATGATAGGAGATAAGCATTCATTCTTCTGGAGTACTGCTTCTGCACCTGCACTTCTCAAACATATACAAATCACCACCTAAAAGATCGAGAAGAATCAagaagttatatatatatatatatatatatatatatatatatgaacataaaATATACCTATCTTCTGTTGCTTGAATTTGGAGACAGATTCCCCACATGATAAGAATACCAGCAACAAAATTGCAGTAAGTttcaaggaagaagaagaagaagagctcCACATCATCTTTTAGAGAGGAAAGATGATTGTTGAACTTAAGCGAGAAGGTAAAATTTATAGTTGGCAGTTTTTTAGTTACCATTGGAATGGAGTACTGGTGTCTTTCTCCTGTCAAAACACCTTGATATTTGCAAGTAATTTATGTTAACTTGCCAAACATAATTATGTTGCaggataattaaaattaatgttctAATCTTTACTTGGAAGGTACAAgaaaatttactaaattatGGTACGAGAGGACATGATATCCATGTTTCATAATTGGATTGGATGTCAACCCGGTGAGAGAGATAGTTTGTTTCAACTGATTGTTGAACTGTATGTTTATTGGTTGAATCGATTAACTATTTCTAACGAATAATGCCGTGAGAAATTCATATTagtaaaggtttttttttttgtttatatcaaagtttatattatagttACTGGTATCATAGAATACAAGATCTGTATCATaggatataatatgatatgaaaggaaaacaataaatttattaaggtGTAtcgaaatttgataaaaataatgggtatattatattatataatatatatttgtctgtattattaaaattatcgatataaatgtatatatattttttgagaaGTGATAACCTGGTAGggtgtatttgaaaatttttaaaactttatggGTGTTTGTATAGCTCAACTCAAGTTGAGCAGaacaaattaaactcaatttaagaTTGGTGTGAATTGCGCAAGAGTctgttcaaaatcaattttaacttggtttgtaaattattttacttttcattcaatttaaagCTATTAAActcgaatatttaaattaattcaaacttaatttgtttcattgtttataaaaataagttcaatataTTTTCTAGCATATAAAGTTGCTTCATTTATTGTTTCATAAGATAACCTAAAGTATAGGTAAATTCAATCTAAGTTGGTTTAAACTGTTTGTTTATacgataatactatttatcttacTAATAAATCTATTAACCTCTTGGACAATAATGTTTATATCGTTGGTAACCCTTTAGTgatattatatgcaaatttgaACAAACTTAAGCTCGAATTTGAGCCAAACATTATCCCTTCAATCCGAGCTCTCAggtcgaatccacccctaaagTCGCAAAGTTTATTTACAGCGAATACGAAATGTTGGTTGCTTTATTTATGCAGAGAAAATTTATTCATCTTACAGAAAGAAAGCTCTCGTCGGGGAGATGGCGATTGTTTGCGTTCATGTTTCAGTCCTTTGGCGTGCAGCAGCATATGTATTTATCGCGGCACACACCATCTGTATTCAGACCATTCCGCTTAACGCAATTCTGAATGCACACATCGTCTGAGCACCTGAACGTAATAAGAATGAGAGGAACTAAGCATGCTTTCTCCTCTCCTGCCTCTCTACCTGCAATTCTCAAACATACACAAATCATCACAATATTTAACCCAGAAGATCAAGGGAGAATCAGTAagttatatacatacatacatacatacatacatacatacatacatatatatatatatatatatatgaacagaAAATACCTATCTTCTGTTGCTTGAATATGGAGAAAGATTCTCCACATGACAAGAACACTAGCAATAAAACTGCCGGAAGCttcaaggaagaagaagaacacCACGTCATGTTTTAAAGTGGCACTGCAACAAATTTCACAAAAGATGACAAAAATGTTTGTCACACGAAGTGAAAGAACGCTAGACCAAATCGTTGCTGACAATGCTCAGGTTGTAGAAACTATGCATTGGTGTTTTCTCTTTATATTGAGATGGTGAGAAATTTAAGGAGAATTGCACGCCAACCAACCTGGGTCACGCCTTTCTAACATcatcttatataatttttgtttgtacttttaaatattattatttaattagataattttaaattaaaaaaattaatattcaattatatactaaaatattatttaaatatttaaaattaaatattcgtAACATTGCtaataacttttaataatttttattattactccCTTGTTTAATGAGATGTATTTAAGAGAGAATTTAAACAAGTTTATTCAGGTCATTGTAGTTTGTTAACTAGTTAGTTACCCTAGTATTAGGCAAGTAAATGCTGAAAAACCTTAAGTAAGAAATTTcgatttgatatgaaaaacatCGAAATAGTCCTTTGTAATTAAGCTTATGAGACTCACTGCTCATTCAGTTAGCAAACGACGAGGGCAATGTATTCAAACCTATAAGTGATTTAGGTTTAACCCATAaagagttaatttaaaatttcccttagaaaataagaattttaacaaagaTCCGATTAGGAATAAGAATCTTAATATGATCTTTTCGagaataaaaatctaaataaataaacattttataCCTTTTTATAAGTGATATAATAATTCATTCATTATTACGAGAGAAGTAAAAGagatattgatatattattgacTTTGTTAGATCGTATTTTAggtgaattaaaataaatcttgCGCATCCTTTCTTTTTATTGTGTATGCCACGATATTTGGATAACCACGAATTGTAGAAATAAATTAAGCGTCGATTGTACAGTAGTGCATCCCTATAATTAACAATCATGCATTGTCTTTATATAAGGGGACACAATTTCACagttttataactttttcaCCCAAACACATTACGTACACTCATACATATAAACGCTTTTCCCTGTGCACAATGTTCTAATAAACTGTTTGTACTTGTTTTGACCTTCAATCATTTGTGTTTCTTGTGGATGTTAAACTTTTATTGAGATGCATTTTGGCATATTCCAATAACTTATGAAAGATGAAAGAGCCTTCAAACACTAGTATGACTTCTTTGAACCCTTTATAGTTGTTTTGCCATGTTGGATTATAACTTGTGTTAAACAGATTATGTAATAGATTTATGGCAAGTTTATgcaaactataataaaattttaaattgtatatttcaCTGACATAGTTGTATTATAACCATAAATCCTAATTAGTAGAACCTTCTCTAAGGATTTTCTTATTCTATTACATGATAATAGCGAAAAGTTATCTTCTCCCTGTAAAAATAAGACactgtaaataatatttttatttaattataatataaataaatttttataatcatatttgatacTATAAATATGTGTCAATTCGATTGAGGAAGCCCAAAACTTAATTGTTTGAATCCGAAAAATCAGTTGGATCATAACTCAAGTCTCAAGCGGACCTGAACAAAATTTGCCCATTATGCTTTTGGGCTTGGGTTTGTTCAAGCCTAAGACTTGATAGAATCCAAATCTTAATTCTTGCAAGAATCTTAGTTGATTAAAGCATAACTAGAATATGACCAATTGTTACTGTTATGCAGAAAAATACTCTAAGACACGTTCCCTTTGATGACACAAAACGATTTTTAACGTGGTTTATTCTACTATTTGAAACCAAgagaatatataataaaaattatgaaatagacTCAATTGATGCATTTAAAAGGGTGGTTGCTTTATGGAGAGGCTTGTTGGATTTAACGAGCAAGAGAAAGAGGGAGAGTCAGCCAATAGAAAAGGGTGGTTGCTTTATTcatgcatttaaaaaaaagattaatgttTCAGAAAAAAAGGTATGGTCAGTCAGCCCTTCAGAACGCAACAGCACATGTATTTATCGCGGCATTCACCAATAAAATGAAACGAATTTAGACCATTCACCATACGGCAAATCTCATCGCAGGCTTCCCTTGAGCATCCCTTATCTATACGAATCATACCACCTGAGCAAGCCTCCTTCTCTGCTGCCTCTGTACCTGCATCCACTTCTCAAACATACCCAATGTATATTAACCCACTACACTCAGTAACTTTCATATATATGGAGAAAGAAAGATTCGCCAGTACTTACATGATAAGAATACTAACAACAAAATTGCCACAAGCTTCAAGGAAGAAGGAGAAGAGCAACTCCACTTCATGTTAAGAATGACAGACCAAATCGTCCCAAAAGcctagaaaaaagaaattgtggGTTATAGTTGATTGTACAAACAAACCATATATATAGTGGTGTAAAGGCGTTTTctgtttttattgaaatgtaAGAAATTTACTGAGAATTTTACAtggaaagaaatttaaaagaataaccAACCAACGTTGGTGAGAAATTTATTGAGAATTTTACATGGaaagaaatttaaagaaaaatttaaggAGAATTTTAGAgggtaaaatttatatattgaagtagatgataaatgaaacttaaagaATGAATATTTGTTGTGGAATTTggcttttctctttttttttttttttttatgtgcacaaataataatacaaatctGAATACAAacaacgatatattattatgtatttaaatattttttaaattaaatataatataatacataatcacaaaataatatatcattatttataattaaatttatacatatcacCGGTGTTTCTCTTATAAGCTTtgagattatatataaaaatattttaacatgaaTTAAACCTTCCATTTAGGACTATATTATCCGCATAATGGCTTGAGCTCATTCAGGTTGATGATGAAGTCTTCAAAGTTCAAAGAAACCTTTAAAGAGAGCCAGAAAAGAAGAAGATTCATCAAAGATGAAAAGAAGGAATGATTAAATACGTAGAAAAAATTGTCAGTTAACGATTTGTTGGATTTGAACCATCTTTGATTCAATCTTGAGCTAGAGTTACCCAGCTCAAGTTTGATTCGAGCTAAACACCGCATCAAccatatgtatttataatttttcttcaattttttatagcGTTTCATTCTAGTTATTTTAACCTTCAAACTATGTGCAGGCAGTGGTTTAATGGGATCTTCTCTCTGTGGTTACAGGATTTGTTCTTGATTCTCTCTGTTGTTTTCTTCATGAGAAGATGTCAATGTTGGTTCGTGTTCATCAGCcatttctttcactttctccctttctttcttAACGATCATCTGTTTGCCATAATCGATTCTGCATACAGGCGTGGCCAAGAAAGTCGGTTTCTCATCACCAGCCATTATAAccaaaattttctcttcataAACCTTTACTGCTGCAGCAGAACCGCCCTCCTCCTGCTCTTTTCCGCCACTCTCCAAATCCCTCTCACCATTTTGATCACTGCTCGAAAATCTCCAATAAGAAGAGCAAGCCAAGATAAAGAAAGCGAAAGCTATCAAGCCCAGCATCGCCGCTAAGCCTCCAAAGAAGAAAGGCACAGACGTGTGCCACGATGACCGCTGCTGCGCCACCATAGCCGGCGGAGAAAATGAAACTTCAGCCATTTTCTTGATGAAAAgccaagaagaaaagaagaaacgtGAGCCTTGAGAAGCAGAACGTGAAGGTAAATGTCTTTATAAGCATAATActgcctttttatttttatggttggAGATCACGGATTAGGCTCTGCTTGGTTGTTGGAAACAATTAAATTCCAGAAAAGGCAGTGACCTACACGGATGTGTTGGTTGGGCCCAGTGGGGCAGCCATAGTGGGCCATTTTTAAGTGGGTCCAAGAACGAGGTTGGTGTTAACGAGGGATTTATCagatttagatatttaaaaacgtattttaattattgtttatttaaggttataataattttaaaaaataaaacaataattttatttttttatattaactgactttaattttgggtgagaaatgtAATTTTGGTTACTAAGGGGCGAAAAAATGTGTTTCGAGCAAAACCTCAGGGGGAAATGAATTTACTCTTTATTTAATCTAGAACCGTCCTTGATTTGGTCAAAGCGCTCAGAACCACGTGTGTCATGCTACCTGTCATCAGTACAACGCGCCATGTGTTTTTCTCTGTGAACAAGCCGGACTTCTCCAGTTCTCGGAGCCAAAAACCCAGCAGTGTCAACGAAGTTAAGAAACAAAGTATTAAACTGAATAGAAATCGGGCAACGTCAAATGAGAACCATCGTGTCACGGTTGATTCATTCAAAACAATCAATATCTGGACTCTAGTATGTAAAGCTTTTCTTCTTTGTGTTTCTTATAAAGTTACAAAATTTCTTCGGTTTTCTCTTTGGTTACGAATGATtatgctttttctttcttctgggttttggaaattttgcatatttataATGGATAGTTTTAGAGGTAAAAGAGTGGAAATGAAGTGAATTTGGATTCTCAGTATAACCATCAAGAGCCAAAGCTTGTGGTGGCTAATATTTTGGgcattttattattgaatcaTATGAACTATTAATTTTGACTTTCTGGGAATATTTCGTTTCTCGTGGTTGGTTTTACCATCAGTTGAAGCTAGGGCTCCATCCAAATCGAGCCAGTTCAGCTGAATCATTATCCAGTGATACTGTTTATCTGGCCagcaataatatttaatgacaCTATTCATCCTGACTTGGTGCAAGTGGCTTTTGttatttgtgataaaaatttgaatgaaataatgaatgCTTTCTCTTGCTAATtataaactgtttttttttttttggggtttatTCCTGTTCTTACATTCCTATCGAAACAGTGTGGCAACTACGTCAAGGGTTGTGAGATATCTTTCGAATGATTCTAACAAAGTTGATGAACCCCATAAGGTTGAGGAAGCGGAGACGGTAGATGTGCCTCCAGCTACGTCAGAGAAGGTAATGTTTTGCAAAAAATTTGCTTAACCATCCTTGAGATATGTTGTTTCATTGTATGTGTTCCTGCGTTTTGACTGACATGTAATTTGATTCAGTTACTTGTTTTGGGCGGCAATGGGTTTGTTGGATCACATATATGTAGAGAAGCTTTGGATCGTGGTCTGCCTGTTGCTAGCCTTAGCAGGTATTAGACTCCTCTGTGTTGATAAATCACTTGTAGGCTCTGATTGTTACTTATTGTTAACTAAATGGTTGCT
It contains:
- the LOC123201055 gene encoding protein GLUTAMINE DUMPER 5-like; amino-acid sequence: MAEVSFSPPAMVAQQRSSWHTSVPFFFGGLAAMLGLIAFAFFILACSSYWRFSSSDQNGERDLESGGKEQEEGGSAAAVKVYEEKILVIMAGDEKPTFLATPVCRIDYGKQMIVKKEREKVKEMADEHEPTLTSSHEENNRENQEQIL